A window of the Fusarium poae strain DAOMC 252244 chromosome 3, whole genome shotgun sequence genome harbors these coding sequences:
- a CDS encoding hypothetical protein (BUSCO:15141at5125): MSGAGVNPTTSPEEMLDPRMHGTPMHMMPATIPGPYQQLGYFTGFPDPMMFNPGKSQKSRRKSAAGTPAAVDQVKHRRTRSGCFMCRSRRVKCDESRPICERCKKGNRECVYPDPPSSKSSAGPSGKTKDMTASAQQTSPSSSKSEDDEDAEQDIKLETIVDEDEETEGQTRSPEFSIQSKSASPSTATATPSSLATAYPSSDFPTNLGETDWSYLPPKYQQGLSFFVENLNHFNYCIPLDSDDFFTKILPNMATRHEPLLNAVVGFSAYHSTLQNPQGKLQDFLQYYNKSVTQLLGLLQRKEKPNIATLLTILQLATIEEYFGDWVNLMGHQKAAFGILTSIFTPQTIMRTPVGRMCLSWYARFDNFVALMGGFPTDLPREWFQAMLDFYKEGVIANPDEIHWRIDEWSAQLRLISYDMSILFARGSRGQISSEDFVKEHDLISQRLTDWKEKRDPALQDPKYLVRDFPSPETLDPEDFVNPYTVGILYERPLYIHPLPLRTKMAELFREPSCVQWWLPNGEGFSPVLGEIRNFADERNAAAVTAQQESLREVRHIFAKMTLMDDANAPSSSGPEPSSQAGAGPATRSR; the protein is encoded by the exons ATGTCTGGGGCGGGAGTGAATCCGACGACATCCCCTGAAGAGATGCTCGACCCGCGAATGCATGGTACACCGATGCACATGATGCCCGCCACAATACCCGGGCCGTACCAGCAGCTTGGGTACTTTACTGGATTTCCTGATCCGATGATGTTTAACCCAGGCAAATCACAGAAGTCCCGTCGAAAATCGGCAGCCGGCACACCCGCGGCAGTTGATCAAGTCAAGCATCGGCGGACTCGTTCTGGCTGCTTCATGTGTCGAAGCCGAAGAGTCAAG TGTGATGAAAGCAGGCCAATTTGCGAAC GTTGCAAAAAGGGAAACCGAGAATGTGTTTACCCCGATCCTCCGTCTTCAAAAAGTTCAGCAGGACCGAGTGGGAAAACCAAAGACATGACTGCATCTGCTCAACAAACCAGCCCTTCTTCATCAAAGtcagaagatgatgaggatgccGAACAAGACATAAAGCTCGAGACGATTGtggacgaagatgaggagacAGAAGGCCAGACAAGGTCTCCAGAGTTTTCTATACAATCGAAGAGCGCTTCCCCTTCTACCGCAACAGCTACTCCAAGTAGTCTGGCAACTGCGTATCCCTCTTCAGACTTCCCTACCAACCTCGGAGAAACTGACTGGTCATATCTTCCACCAAAGTATCAGCAAGGCCTCTCTTTCTTCGTGGAAAACCTCAATCACTTTAATTATTGTATACCGCTTGACTCGGACGACTTTTTCACAAAAATATTACCCAACATGGCTACCCGTCATGAACCGTTGCTGAACGCAGTGGTGGGCTTCTCAGCATATCACTCCACGCTTCAAAATCCGCAGGGGAAGCTCCAAGATTTTTTACAATACTATAACAAAAGTGTGACTCAGTTGCTGGGCCTACTACAACGAAAGGAGAAGCCCAACATTGCCACTCTCTTGACGATCCTGCAGCTAGCTACTATTGAA GAGTATTTTGGCGACTGGGTCAATCTTATGGGACATCAGAAAGCTGCTTTTGGAATATTAACCAGCATTTTCACACCACAGACTATCATGCGAACTCCTGTAGGACGTATGTGCCTCAGCTGGTACGCTCGGTTCGACAATTTTGTTGCCTTGATGGGGGGCTTCCCTACCGACCTACCACGAGAATGGTTTCAGGCTATGCTGGATTTCTATAAGGAAGGAGTCATTGCGAACCCAGACGAGATACACTGGAGAATTGACGAATGGTCCGCTCAGCTCCGTCTTATCTCCTACGACATGTCGATCCTATTCGCGCGAGGCAGCAGAGGCCAGATATCTTCCGAAGACTTTGTCAAAGAACACGACCTGATCAGCCAACGACTAACAGACtggaaagagaagagagaccCTGCTCTCCAGGACCCGAAATACCTTGTTCGAGATTTCCCCTCGCCCGAAACACTCGACCCGGAGGATTTTGTGAACCCTTACACAGTCGGAATACTTTATGAACGTCCACT ATATATTCACCCTTTACCTTTGCGTACCAAAATGGCCGAGCTGTTCCGAGAACCTTCTTGCGTGCAATGGTGGCTCCCCAACGGCGAGGGATTTAGCCCAGTATTAGGAGAAATTCGAAATTTTGCGGACGAACGTAACGCTGCAGCTGTCACAGCGCAGCAGGAGAGTCTTCGTGAGGTGCGGCATATCTTTGCAAAGATGACGTTGATGGACGATGCCAATGCGCCGTCGAGTTCTGGCCCAGAACCTAGTTCCCAAGCAGGGGCAGGCCCAGCCACAAGAAGCCGATGA